Proteins from one uncultured Desulfuromonas sp. genomic window:
- a CDS encoding glutamate-5-semialdehyde dehydrogenase, whose amino-acid sequence MNVAEQMKQLAVEAKQAATTMAELSSAVKNDLLCRMAAALEAETSQLQQENEKDLQAARDNGLSSAMIDRLVLNDDRITAMADGLREVASLPDPVGEVTGMWLRPNGIQVGRMRIPLGVIGIIFESRPNVTADAAALCLKSGNAVILRGGSEAIHSNTAIGAILKNELNAMGLPEAALQVVTTTDRQAVHELLKRDEEIDLIIPRGGEGLIRFVSENSHIPVIKHYKGVCHTFVDADADTDMATEICLNAKVQRPGVCNAMETLLIHKDIAETFVPHIARAMKQHNVELRGCPATCALTDDAIAATDTDWDEEYLDLILAVRIVDSLDQAIDHIRRHTSLHTEVIVTSNYTNAQKFTRSVNSSVTMVNASSRFSDGNQLGLGAEIGISTTKLHSFGPMGLEDLTTRKFVVFGNGQVRP is encoded by the coding sequence ATGAATGTTGCAGAGCAGATGAAACAACTGGCCGTCGAGGCCAAACAGGCGGCGACAACTATGGCCGAGCTCTCTTCGGCTGTCAAAAACGACCTATTATGCCGTATGGCCGCGGCCCTGGAAGCCGAAACCAGCCAACTGCAACAGGAGAATGAAAAAGACCTGCAGGCCGCCCGCGACAACGGTCTGTCCAGCGCCATGATCGACCGCCTGGTTCTCAATGATGACCGCATCACAGCCATGGCCGACGGGCTGCGCGAAGTCGCCTCCCTGCCGGATCCGGTTGGTGAAGTTACCGGCATGTGGCTTCGCCCCAACGGCATTCAGGTAGGCCGCATGCGCATCCCTTTGGGCGTCATCGGCATCATTTTTGAGTCGCGTCCCAACGTCACCGCCGACGCCGCCGCCCTGTGTCTGAAAAGCGGCAATGCGGTGATCCTGCGTGGCGGTTCCGAGGCCATTCACTCCAATACCGCCATCGGTGCCATCCTCAAAAACGAATTGAACGCGATGGGACTGCCGGAAGCAGCGCTGCAGGTCGTAACCACCACGGATCGCCAGGCCGTCCATGAACTATTAAAACGCGACGAAGAGATCGACCTGATCATTCCGCGTGGCGGCGAAGGCCTGATCCGTTTTGTCAGCGAGAATTCCCACATTCCGGTGATCAAGCACTACAAAGGGGTGTGTCACACATTTGTCGACGCCGACGCCGACACCGACATGGCCACCGAAATCTGCCTTAACGCCAAAGTGCAGCGCCCCGGCGTGTGCAACGCCATGGAGACTCTGTTGATCCACAAGGATATTGCGGAAACCTTTGTGCCGCATATTGCCCGAGCCATGAAACAACACAACGTGGAGCTGCGCGGCTGCCCGGCCACCTGTGCCCTGACCGATGACGCCATTGCCGCCACGGACACCGATTGGGACGAGGAATATCTCGATCTGATCCTTGCAGTACGCATTGTTGATAGTCTCGATCAGGCCATTGACCACATCCGCCGCCATACCTCGCTCCACACCGAGGTTATTGTCACCAGCAATTACACGAATGCGCAGAAGTTTACCCGCAGCGTCAACTCCAGCGTCACCATGGTTAACGCTTCATCGCGCTTTTCCGACGGCAACCAACTGGGCCTCGGTGCTGAAATCGGCATCTCAACCACCAAACTACACTCCTTTGGCCCCATGGGTTTGGAAGATTTAACCACGCGCAAATTTGTGGTCTTCGGTAATGGCCAAGTGCGCCCCTGA
- the proB gene encoding glutamate 5-kinase, with translation MMARRIKAMRKTLISPAKRVVIKVGSAVISDQDGLDRDHLDALAQDICTLKQRGYEVILVSSGSVAAGKKDLGITGRPKTIPLKQAAAAVGQSRMMRYYRTAFRERKENVAQVLLTRDDLANRRRYLNARNTLTTLLDYGIVPIINENDTVVVDEIRFGDNDNLSALVTNLIDANLLVILSDVDGLYDKDPRKHDDATLIQEVERINEKIKAMAGVADSELGTGGMATKLKAAKRATMHGVGTAIINGLTPGNLLRLFDGEDVGTYFFPASNRMAAKKHWIAFTKKPRGKLLVDDGAVNAIVNNGRSLLPSGIKGVEGGFDRGDAVRLCDEQGNEFAKGVTNYALAELLQIMGKKTAEIEQVLGYKYGDEIIHRDNLVLTEDDGDENS, from the coding sequence ATGATGGCACGACGAATTAAAGCCATGCGCAAAACATTGATTTCACCGGCAAAGCGGGTGGTAATCAAAGTTGGCAGTGCGGTGATTTCTGATCAGGACGGCCTTGATCGCGACCACCTTGATGCTCTGGCCCAGGATATCTGCACGCTGAAACAGCGTGGCTACGAAGTCATCCTGGTCTCGTCGGGTTCCGTGGCGGCGGGAAAAAAAGATCTGGGCATTACCGGCCGGCCGAAGACCATCCCGCTCAAACAGGCTGCTGCGGCCGTTGGCCAAAGCCGTATGATGCGTTACTACCGCACGGCGTTTCGCGAGCGCAAGGAAAATGTCGCCCAGGTGCTGCTGACCCGTGACGACCTGGCCAACCGCCGCCGCTATCTCAATGCGCGCAACACTCTGACAACGCTGCTTGATTACGGCATTGTCCCGATTATCAATGAAAACGACACCGTCGTTGTTGACGAAATCCGCTTTGGCGACAACGACAACCTGTCGGCGCTGGTGACCAACCTGATCGACGCTAACCTGCTGGTCATCCTGTCCGATGTCGACGGGCTTTACGACAAAGATCCGCGCAAACACGACGATGCCACCCTGATCCAAGAGGTGGAACGGATTAATGAAAAGATTAAAGCGATGGCCGGCGTTGCCGACAGCGAACTCGGCACCGGCGGCATGGCCACTAAACTCAAGGCGGCCAAGCGCGCCACCATGCACGGAGTCGGCACCGCCATTATCAACGGCCTGACACCGGGCAACCTGCTCCGCCTGTTTGACGGCGAAGATGTCGGCACCTATTTTTTCCCGGCCAGCAACCGCATGGCAGCTAAAAAGCACTGGATCGCCTTCACTAAAAAACCGCGCGGCAAGTTACTCGTCGACGACGGGGCGGTCAATGCCATTGTCAACAACGGTCGCAGCCTGCTGCCCTCAGGCATCAAAGGGGTGGAAGGCGGTTTTGACCGTGGCGACGCCGTGCGCCTATGCGACGAGCAGGGCAACGAATTCGCCAAAGGTGTCACCAACTACGCCCTGGCCGAGCTACTGCAGATCATGGGCAAAAAAACCGCTGAAATTGAGCAGGTTCTCGGCTATAAATATGGCGATGAGATCATTCACCGCGACAACCTGGTTCTGACCGAAGACGACGGTGACGAAAACAGCTAA
- the obgE gene encoding GTPase ObgE yields MRFVDQVKIHIKSGDGGRGCMSFRREKFIPRGGPDGGDGGGGGDVYLHTDSSLTTLLDFRYNAHYKATNGAPGMGKNMHGKTGDDLTIHVPPGTLVYDAETDELLADMVEPGQTTKLLSGGQGGRGNARFATSTNRAPRHCQPGTPGETLTLRLELKLLADVGLVGMPNAGKSTLIRAVSAARPKVADYPFTTLVPNLGVVRYGGFKTFVMADIPGLIEGASDGQGLGTRFLRHVERTDFFLHLVDLTSSPEDNLLEPFDIINGELKRHDATLADKPQLVVLTKNDVTDVRERADIARPLFEQRGYQVFTISAISGDGLKELVEEVGTRLDALKEVTPDDGTTN; encoded by the coding sequence ATGCGTTTCGTTGATCAAGTCAAAATCCACATCAAATCCGGCGACGGCGGCCGCGGCTGCATGTCGTTTCGACGTGAAAAATTTATTCCCCGCGGCGGTCCCGACGGCGGTGACGGCGGCGGCGGTGGCGACGTTTATCTGCACACCGACTCCAGCCTGACCACCCTGCTCGATTTTCGCTACAATGCCCACTATAAAGCAACCAACGGCGCGCCCGGCATGGGCAAAAACATGCACGGTAAAACCGGCGACGACCTGACCATCCACGTGCCTCCCGGCACGCTGGTCTACGATGCCGAAACCGACGAATTGCTGGCGGATATGGTGGAACCCGGCCAAACCACCAAGTTGCTCAGCGGCGGTCAGGGCGGACGTGGCAATGCGCGCTTCGCCACCAGCACCAATCGCGCACCACGCCATTGCCAGCCGGGCACTCCCGGCGAAACCCTCACCCTGCGGCTGGAACTGAAGTTGCTGGCCGATGTCGGCCTGGTGGGCATGCCCAACGCCGGGAAATCAACGTTGATCCGCGCGGTTTCTGCAGCCCGGCCCAAAGTGGCCGATTATCCGTTCACGACGCTAGTACCCAACCTTGGCGTCGTGCGCTATGGCGGATTCAAAACCTTTGTCATGGCCGATATCCCCGGATTGATTGAGGGCGCCAGTGACGGCCAGGGGCTTGGCACCCGTTTTCTGCGCCATGTGGAGCGAACCGACTTTTTCCTCCATCTGGTGGACCTGACCAGCTCCCCGGAAGACAATCTGCTTGAGCCGTTTGACATCATCAATGGCGAACTGAAACGCCACGATGCCACTCTGGCCGACAAGCCGCAACTGGTGGTACTGACAAAAAATGATGTCACCGATGTCCGTGAACGAGCTGACATCGCTCGCCCCCTGTTTGAACAACGCGGCTATCAGGTGTTTACCATCTCCGCCATCAGCGGCGACGGTCTTAAAGAACTGGTCGAGGAAGTGGGAACACGTCTCGACGCGTTAAAGGAAGTAACTCCCGATGATGGCACGACGAATTAA
- the rpmA gene encoding 50S ribosomal protein L27: MAHKKAGGSSKNGRDSVGKRLGVKRFGGQEVTAGSILVRQRGTTFHPGNNVGCGKDYTLFALIDGVVKFERKDKKRQKISVYAN, from the coding sequence ATGGCTCACAAAAAAGCGGGCGGCAGTTCCAAGAACGGTCGCGACAGTGTTGGTAAGCGCCTTGGCGTCAAGCGATTCGGTGGTCAGGAAGTGACAGCCGGTTCCATCCTGGTACGTCAGCGTGGGACCACGTTCCACCCAGGTAACAATGTTGGTTGCGGCAAGGATTATACCCTGTTCGCCCTGATCGACGGCGTTGTCAAGTTTGAGCGCAAAGACAAGAAGCGTCAGAAAATTTCTGTTTACGCCAACTAG
- the rplU gene encoding 50S ribosomal protein L21 — protein sequence MYAVIKTGGKQYKVSEGDTVKIEKIAGSVGETIELSEVLMVGGEEVKIGAPLLPDAKVTARIVEQGKDKKVLVFKSKRRKGFRKTYGHRQPITRLMITGIEA from the coding sequence ATGTATGCGGTGATCAAGACCGGAGGAAAACAATACAAAGTATCCGAAGGTGACACAGTAAAAATTGAAAAAATCGCCGGTTCTGTGGGTGAAACCATCGAACTGAGCGAGGTCCTCATGGTCGGCGGAGAAGAGGTAAAAATCGGAGCACCTCTATTGCCAGACGCAAAGGTTACAGCTCGCATTGTCGAGCAGGGCAAGGACAAAAAAGTTCTCGTCTTCAAATCCAAGCGTCGCAAGGGCTTTCGCAAGACCTATGGACACCGTCAACCCATCACTCGTCTGATGATTACAGGCATTGAGGCTTAA
- a CDS encoding PaaI family thioesterase codes for MTIDLATATGQGQGHQHCIMCGEHNPLSLKLSFSDDGQGGVHTSFRGSPWLQGYQSLLHGGIICSLLDSAMTHCLFAHRIKAVTGELKIRFVQPVPAEATLQLSARITHSLPPVYRVEAQLHQEDCLMARADAKFMQFDALPNGADQPARQGEKSP; via the coding sequence GTGACCATTGATCTGGCAACAGCCACCGGTCAAGGTCAAGGGCATCAACACTGCATTATGTGTGGTGAGCACAATCCGCTGTCGCTGAAACTTTCGTTCAGCGACGACGGTCAGGGAGGTGTCCACACCTCTTTTCGCGGTTCGCCGTGGCTGCAGGGCTACCAGAGCCTGCTCCACGGCGGCATCATCTGTTCCCTGCTTGATAGCGCCATGACCCACTGCCTGTTCGCCCATCGCATCAAGGCGGTGACCGGAGAATTGAAAATCCGTTTTGTTCAGCCGGTCCCCGCCGAAGCCACTCTACAGTTGTCGGCGCGCATCACCCACAGCCTACCACCGGTCTATCGAGTCGAGGCGCAACTCCATCAGGAGGACTGCCTGATGGCACGCGCCGATGCGAAGTTTATGCAATTCGACGCCCTGCCAAACGGGGCGGATCAGCCTGCCCGTCAAGGGGAAAAATCTCCTTGA
- a CDS encoding NifB/NifX family molybdenum-iron cluster-binding protein: protein MKIAIPTAEGKLTPHFGHCEKFAIVTVDENAEIGSPEFVTPPPHEPGVLPQWLAEKQVTLIIAGGMGQRAKQLFDNNGIQVITGAPAELPQVLVQQHLNGSLTTGINLCDH, encoded by the coding sequence ATGAAAATCGCTATCCCTACAGCCGAAGGCAAACTTACCCCCCATTTCGGCCACTGTGAAAAATTTGCCATTGTCACTGTCGACGAAAATGCCGAAATCGGCAGTCCCGAATTTGTCACCCCGCCGCCACATGAGCCGGGTGTCCTGCCGCAATGGCTGGCTGAAAAGCAGGTCACTCTGATCATTGCCGGCGGCATGGGCCAGCGCGCCAAGCAACTGTTTGACAACAACGGCATTCAGGTCATTACCGGCGCACCTGCCGAATTGCCTCAAGTGTTGGTCCAACAACATCTCAACGGCAGCCTGACCACCGGGATCAATCTCTGTGACCATTGA
- a CDS encoding ATP-binding protein, whose translation MKELTIISGKGGTGKTSLTAALADLADQCVIADCDVDAANLHLLLSPQVDHCHEFISGTIAVIDEQGCTQCGECQRLCRFGGISATPPYTIQPSGCEGCGVCARFCPQQVITMEPRRCGEWYQSHTEQGAMIHARLDVGAENSGKLVSLVREKAHQWAKKYNIPLLLIDGPPGIGCPVIASITGADHVLIVTEPTLSGLHDMERIIDLLEHFSIPGSLCVNRWDINPNMTRQIRDAAARRHVDCIGLIPFDRHMVNAQLKAQPVVRQQDSIAAMAIRDLWNNLNGLVTVLEPPNLLPKNQESRV comes from the coding sequence ATGAAAGAACTGACTATCATCAGTGGCAAGGGCGGCACAGGAAAAACCAGCTTGACCGCAGCTCTGGCCGATCTGGCTGACCAGTGCGTTATTGCCGACTGCGATGTCGATGCGGCCAATCTCCACCTGCTGCTGTCACCGCAAGTCGACCACTGCCATGAATTTATCAGCGGTACCATTGCCGTAATCGACGAGCAGGGCTGCACTCAATGTGGTGAATGCCAACGATTGTGCCGATTTGGCGGCATCAGTGCCACACCGCCCTACACCATTCAGCCGTCCGGCTGTGAAGGGTGCGGTGTATGTGCTCGCTTCTGCCCGCAGCAGGTCATCACCATGGAACCACGTCGCTGTGGAGAATGGTATCAGTCCCACACTGAGCAGGGCGCGATGATCCATGCTCGGCTTGATGTCGGCGCCGAAAACTCCGGCAAACTGGTCAGTTTGGTCCGCGAGAAGGCACATCAATGGGCAAAGAAGTACAACATCCCCCTGTTGTTGATTGACGGCCCCCCAGGGATTGGTTGTCCGGTTATCGCTTCCATCACCGGTGCCGACCATGTGTTGATCGTTACGGAACCCACCCTGTCGGGGTTACACGACATGGAGCGGATTATCGACCTGCTGGAACATTTTTCAATCCCCGGCAGCCTGTGTGTCAACCGCTGGGACATCAACCCCAACATGACCCGGCAGATTCGCGACGCGGCAGCCCGCCGCCATGTGGACTGCATCGGTCTGATCCCGTTTGATCGCCATATGGTCAACGCCCAGCTCAAGGCCCAACCGGTGGTCCGCCAGCAGGACAGCATTGCCGCCATGGCCATTCGCGATCTATGGAATAACCTCAACGGTCTCGTAACCGTTCTTGAACCCCCAAACCTCTTACCGAAAAACCAGGAGTCTCGTGTATGA
- a CDS encoding ATP-binding protein: MKLAIASGKGGTGKTTLSVALAQVADRPVQLLDCDVEEPNSHLFFEQAATDCEIVTVPVPRIDEQRCQHCGACGDFCAFNALACLPTETVLFDGLCHSCGGCRLVCPHGAISEQQQRIGVIRKARHGKIDLLSGVLDVGLAMSPPLIRALKRHQDEEKLILLDCPPGTSCPLSTTIQDADMVLLVTEPTPFGLHDLEIAVETVRQLKRPIAVIINRSDLGDNSIISYCRRERIPVLLQLPYEKRVAVAYSRGEGLLDALPGLEAQLGIVLHHAEKLYRETLS; this comes from the coding sequence ATGAAACTCGCCATCGCTTCCGGCAAGGGAGGGACCGGCAAAACGACGCTATCCGTTGCTCTGGCCCAGGTCGCCGACAGACCGGTTCAACTGCTCGACTGCGATGTCGAAGAACCCAACAGCCATCTGTTTTTTGAGCAGGCCGCGACGGATTGTGAAATTGTCACAGTGCCGGTGCCACGCATTGATGAACAGCGCTGCCAGCATTGTGGGGCGTGTGGTGATTTTTGCGCGTTTAACGCCCTGGCCTGCCTGCCAACCGAAACGGTTCTGTTTGACGGATTGTGTCACAGCTGCGGCGGCTGTCGTCTGGTGTGCCCCCACGGTGCTATCAGCGAACAACAGCAACGCATTGGCGTAATTCGCAAAGCCCGTCACGGCAAGATCGACCTGCTCAGCGGTGTGCTGGATGTTGGCCTGGCGATGTCACCCCCGCTGATTCGGGCCCTGAAGCGCCATCAAGACGAAGAAAAGCTGATCCTGCTTGATTGTCCACCGGGGACCTCCTGTCCTTTGTCGACCACCATCCAGGATGCAGACATGGTCCTGCTGGTCACTGAGCCGACCCCGTTCGGCCTGCATGATCTGGAAATAGCCGTGGAAACGGTGCGTCAACTCAAGCGCCCCATTGCCGTGATCATTAACCGCAGTGATCTCGGCGACAACAGCATTATCAGCTATTGTCGGCGGGAAAGGATCCCGGTATTACTGCAGTTGCCGTATGAAAAACGGGTGGCCGTGGCGTATTCACGCGGCGAAGGGCTGCTTGACGCCCTGCCCGGCCTGGAGGCGCAACTCGGGATAGTGTTGCATCATGCTGAGAAACTGTATCGGGAGACTCTGTCATGA
- a CDS encoding NifB/NifX family molybdenum-iron cluster-binding protein, with protein MKIAFSTQGTDLNALVDTRFGRSERFVIVDTEQESFEVIENTQNRQSAQGAGIQSATRLIQNNVNAVITGQCGPKAFTLLNRSDITVYPTPPIVISEALEKLKNGQLSPTQAATVEGHWGEV; from the coding sequence ATGAAAATAGCTTTCAGTACCCAAGGAACCGATCTCAATGCTTTGGTGGACACCCGCTTCGGTCGCAGCGAACGCTTTGTGATTGTCGATACCGAGCAGGAATCCTTCGAAGTGATTGAAAACACCCAAAACCGCCAGTCCGCACAAGGCGCCGGCATTCAAAGCGCCACGCGCCTGATTCAAAACAATGTCAACGCCGTCATTACCGGACAATGCGGCCCAAAAGCGTTTACCCTGTTAAATCGCTCAGATATTACCGTGTACCCAACGCCGCCAATTGTCATCAGTGAGGCACTTGAAAAGCTAAAGAATGGTCAGCTTTCGCCAACTCAGGCTGCCACAGTTGAGGGCCATTGGGGTGAAGTATGA
- a CDS encoding DUF5320 domain-containing protein, whose amino-acid sequence MPNQNGTGPLGDGPMTGRGAGRCGRGQRNGGAGRGMGRQQMMRQGIRRLDNTNDTALRQQMDEMQQQLNTMSKSLEELGRQRN is encoded by the coding sequence ATGCCCAATCAAAACGGAACAGGACCTTTAGGAGATGGCCCCATGACGGGTCGCGGTGCCGGTCGTTGCGGCCGTGGACAACGCAACGGTGGGGCTGGCCGCGGTATGGGCCGTCAGCAAATGATGCGGCAAGGCATTCGCCGTCTCGACAACACCAATGACACAGCCCTGCGTCAGCAAATGGACGAGATGCAACAACAGCTCAACACCATGAGCAAATCGCTGGAAGAACTCGGCCGACAACGCAACTGA
- a CDS encoding sigma 54-interacting transcriptional regulator yields MAKQDKDKLTTSTEAILESISDGVFTVDKDWRITSFNRAAEEITDTPRDQAIGQLCSEVFRSSMCENHCALRQTLSDGKPIINRTGYMINASGRRIPISISTAVLRDSHGHIIGGAETFRDLTEVEALRKQLSGQRQLGDLVSNSPVMHDIFQLITAVAASSSTVLIQGETGTGKELVARAIHSISDRAEQPFVAINCGALPDTLLESELFGHKKGAFTGAVADKAGRFAAAGRGTLFLDEIGEISQALQVRLLRVLQEHQFEPLGSNHSEPCRARILAATNRNLEQLVEEGTFRRDLFYRIQVVQIDLPPLRQRMEDLPLLVDHFIQRFNQLQHKNITTVTPAALSALMAHHWPGNVRELENVVERAFVLCKSSEIDLSCLPAALQQGATDSGAQAMRASRQQHERQVILAALRRNHFNRAATARELNIHKATLYRKITALNISLPDQDGRHNTASQ; encoded by the coding sequence ATGGCCAAACAGGATAAGGATAAGCTAACCACCTCCACCGAGGCGATTCTCGAGAGCATCAGTGACGGTGTATTCACTGTCGACAAGGACTGGCGCATCACCTCATTTAATCGTGCCGCCGAGGAAATTACCGACACGCCGCGCGACCAAGCCATCGGCCAGTTGTGCTCGGAGGTGTTCCGCTCCAGCATGTGCGAAAACCACTGCGCCTTGCGTCAGACCCTGTCCGACGGCAAACCGATTATCAACCGCACCGGCTACATGATCAATGCCTCGGGCCGCCGCATCCCCATCAGTATCTCCACCGCTGTGCTACGCGACAGTCACGGTCACATCATCGGCGGTGCCGAAACATTTCGCGATCTCACCGAAGTGGAAGCGCTGCGCAAGCAACTCAGCGGCCAACGCCAGCTGGGCGATCTGGTCAGCAACAGCCCAGTGATGCACGACATCTTCCAGCTGATCACCGCTGTGGCCGCCAGCAGCAGCACGGTGCTGATCCAGGGAGAAACCGGCACCGGCAAAGAGCTGGTTGCCCGTGCTATCCACAGCATCAGTGACCGCGCCGAACAGCCATTTGTTGCCATCAATTGCGGTGCCTTGCCCGACACGCTGCTCGAATCCGAGCTGTTCGGCCACAAAAAAGGGGCGTTTACCGGTGCCGTCGCCGACAAAGCGGGACGCTTTGCCGCCGCCGGACGCGGCACCCTGTTTCTCGACGAAATCGGAGAAATCAGCCAGGCGTTGCAGGTCCGCCTGTTGCGCGTGCTGCAGGAACATCAGTTTGAACCACTCGGCTCCAACCACAGTGAACCTTGCCGTGCCCGCATCCTGGCCGCCACCAATCGTAATCTGGAGCAACTGGTCGAAGAGGGAACCTTCCGCCGCGACCTGTTCTATCGTATTCAGGTCGTACAGATCGATCTGCCTCCTCTGCGCCAGCGCATGGAAGATCTGCCATTGCTGGTCGATCACTTCATCCAACGCTTCAACCAGCTGCAACATAAGAACATCACCACCGTCACACCGGCGGCGCTCAGCGCCCTGATGGCCCACCACTGGCCGGGCAATGTGCGCGAACTCGAAAACGTGGTCGAACGGGCCTTTGTGCTGTGCAAATCCAGCGAAATCGACCTGTCCTGCTTACCGGCAGCATTGCAGCAGGGAGCCACTGACAGCGGAGCCCAAGCCATGCGCGCCAGCCGCCAGCAACACGAGCGGCAGGTGATCCTCGCAGCCCTGAGACGCAACCACTTCAACCGCGCTGCCACGGCGCGCGAACTCAACATCCACAAAGCTACGCTTTACCGTAAGATTACGGCATTAAACATCTCCCTGCCCGATCAGGATGGACGCCACAACACAGCGTCGCAATAA
- a CDS encoding Rne/Rng family ribonuclease, whose translation MTKKLVINTTSRETRVALQENGHIAELYIERCCDRGIVGNIYKGKVIRVLPGMQAAFVDIGLEKAGFLYVADVIDEMDAVVDYVDGRSTSADPGDEGMEEKPLPPIEDLLQEGQVILAQIAKEPLGTKGARITSHISLPGRHLVYMPTIDHIGISRRIENEEEKERLRATVEEIRPAGSGYIVRTAAEGKSEEDLRADMLYLSELWKDIDSRQKDAEAPCLIHSDLDVTSKVLRDILTEDIRHIVVDSQSEYDKIVQFLGTYMPKQQYTIELHDKNEPLFDTYGLEVEIARALGRKVWLKSGGYIIIEQTEALTAVDVNTGRFVGKRNLEDTILKTNLEAVREVAYQLRLRNIGGLIIIDFIDMEKEAHREQVHSALEEALKNDKSKTNILKISELGLVEMTRKRVRESIGRTLCEPCPYCEGTGYIKSRTTMVFEIFRKLKREMNDLPGYRINLQVHPDVAALLYDEESGVIDELERHYQKQITIIARPNFHIEQFEIGAG comes from the coding sequence ATGACCAAAAAGCTGGTCATCAACACCACCTCGCGCGAAACCCGCGTCGCCTTGCAGGAAAACGGCCACATCGCCGAACTCTACATCGAACGCTGCTGCGATCGTGGCATCGTCGGCAACATCTACAAGGGTAAAGTGATCCGCGTGCTTCCCGGCATGCAGGCCGCCTTTGTCGATATCGGTCTGGAAAAGGCCGGTTTTCTTTACGTTGCTGACGTGATTGACGAAATGGATGCCGTGGTCGATTACGTTGACGGACGCAGCACCAGCGCCGACCCTGGCGATGAAGGGATGGAGGAGAAACCACTGCCGCCCATTGAAGACCTGCTTCAGGAGGGCCAGGTAATCCTCGCCCAGATTGCCAAGGAACCTCTCGGCACCAAGGGTGCACGCATCACCTCTCACATCTCCCTGCCCGGTCGCCATCTGGTTTACATGCCGACAATCGACCACATCGGCATCTCACGGCGTATCGAAAATGAGGAAGAGAAGGAACGGCTGCGTGCCACCGTGGAAGAGATCCGCCCGGCCGGCAGTGGCTATATCGTCCGCACCGCAGCTGAAGGAAAAAGCGAGGAGGATCTGCGTGCCGACATGCTGTATCTCTCTGAATTATGGAAAGATATCGATTCGCGTCAGAAGGATGCCGAAGCCCCGTGCCTGATCCACTCCGACCTCGACGTCACCAGCAAGGTGTTGCGTGACATCCTCACCGAAGATATCCGCCATATTGTCGTTGATTCGCAAAGTGAGTACGATAAAATCGTCCAGTTCCTCGGCACCTACATGCCCAAACAGCAATACACCATTGAGCTGCATGACAAAAACGAACCGCTGTTCGACACATACGGTCTTGAAGTGGAGATCGCCCGGGCATTGGGCCGAAAAGTATGGCTGAAAAGCGGCGGCTATATCATCATTGAGCAGACTGAAGCCCTGACTGCCGTCGATGTCAACACCGGTCGTTTTGTCGGCAAACGCAATCTTGAGGACACCATCCTCAAGACCAACCTCGAAGCGGTACGCGAGGTCGCCTATCAGCTGCGTCTGCGCAATATCGGCGGCCTGATCATCATCGATTTCATCGACATGGAGAAGGAAGCTCACCGCGAGCAGGTGCATAGCGCTTTGGAAGAGGCTCTGAAAAACGACAAAAGCAAAACCAACATTCTCAAAATCTCCGAGCTGGGTCTGGTCGAGATGACGCGCAAGCGGGTGCGCGAAAGCATCGGTCGCACCCTGTGCGAACCCTGCCCCTATTGCGAGGGAACCGGTTACATCAAGAGCCGCACGACCATGGTGTTTGAGATCTTCCGTAAACTGAAGCGGGAGATGAACGATCTGCCCGGCTACCGGATCAACCTGCAGGTTCATCCCGATGTTGCCGCGCTGCTTTACGATGAAGAGAGCGGTGTGATCGATGAATTGGAACGCCATTATCAGAAACAGATCACCATTATCGCCCGGCCCAATTTCCACATCGAACAATTTGAGATCGGTGCCGGCTAA